In the bacterium genome, AGCCGGGCGACTCGAAAGTAATATAAGGGATTATAGACATAAAATAATAACCTGCGAATCTTTCTGTCGAGGTCGGTTTCATACTTGAGAAAGAATATCCTTATCCTGCCTGATGGAAAGAGTGAGCGGTGATAGATTTTTTCCGTCTCCGGGGACCGCAGGGTAATAAAAAAGATATCAATTTCCCCGGGGATGAGCTCCAGGCCTTTGAGGACCGCATAGGGAATTTGAGCCAGGCCGCCCCATGCCTCCATGCCCAGGATGCAGATTCTCAGTCGGTTATGGCCGGAGAGTTTCATAATCTCTCCATCCTTGCACCAGGCAAAAACAAAGGACGAAGCAGCCGGTGTTTCATGTCAGATGTCCTTACTTTATCGAAGCTCATCCAAAGATACGTGGAAGCGATCCCACCAGGAGTGCCTTCAATTTACCTCTTGATATTCATATAAACTAAGGAGGTACCATCAATATGCTTCAAGCTGCTGAATCTCCTATCACCCCGGTAGAGCTCATTCAAGGCCCTGGTAACTCCATTCCACTCACCATAATCATGCCATAAGATTATGCTTTGATTTGTCTCGTTCATCAACTTAAGTACTTCTTCGGTATCATGCAGTACATAATCATAGGCATGGGAGCCGTCGACAAAGGCAAAATCGATCTTTCCGTAAAACGGAGAAAAATCAAATTTGGCAGAGTCTCCATAAAACTGGGTTATTTTTTTCTCGAATTCTGTCCCCCAGTACCTTGACCCGGACGTTTCCTTATTGATATATGCTTTATCCCCGACATCCAGTGCAAGTGCTGTATCATTCAAACCATTCTTCGGTAAGTCAAGGGTATAAACTTTTGATTCTGCCGAACAATTTGCAGCCATATTCAAAGTGGTTTTCCCATCGAATGTTCCGATCTCGAACAGCATCTTGGGCTGGTACTGCTGAACAAGCTTGGTAATTACCAGCAATTCGACAGGGGAAATATTTCCATCCACCTGAGTGAGCGAGTGAAGATGGACAGACAGATCATCTGATAAAACATCAGATAGCCTTACTCTGGGGATTAATGTCTTAACTCCTCCTTTACAACCAAAATGATAGCAAATAGTTGATATAAAACAACGGTGCCTTGATGAGAAAATTCCAATTGTAAACAGATACAGACACGATATCGAAGCACGAAGATACTGCCGAGCGAATACCGTTATTTTTTTCATCTTGCCTTTTGCCTGTTTGAAATCCATTTGCCTAAATATTACTCTGGAGTCCTATCTTCCCCTGCCGGATGAGGCCTTTGGATATTCCATACCTTCATCCCCATATTGTCTTTCCTCTGCTTCCACGGCAACCCGGGCAGCTTTCTTCCAACTGGGGGGCTGGCTGCCCTGAACGAACCTGACGAAACTCATAAATCCGGCTACATTTAAGGATACGAAATAAAACGGAAAATAGAAAATCTCCCATAACCCCTGCACTAACCTCATACCATCTGCTCCTTTTGTTCTTCAGGCAGAAAGCCGCTCTTAGCAGACCGGGTCTTCAACCTTATGCTTTTTCTTATTCCCCAGGTAACACAGAAAACCCAAAAAAGCCACCAGGTAGAAAGAAACCTGGCTTCCAATCAAATATTGGTATATCCGCCCCTGATGGACCAGGAATATATTGCTGATCAGGGCAGCCATCAGGCAAAAAGGAAGAAACCAGCGGATAATCTTATGAGACCACAAAATGTAAGCAATCAATCCCCGGGTAGGGGACAGAAGAGGATAAATATATTTCAATCCATGAAAGTTCCCGGCCCCGATCCGGATCTTTTGCTCGAATGAATCCACGACCCTGATGCAGGTATCTTCCAGGGCCTTGACTTGCGGGTCACTGATGGCCCGGTATCCCATACCGATGATGCGCAGGGTAATAATAAAATCATCCATGATAGCCCGGTCGATCGGCAGCGGTCTGAACAACAGCCTGCGGATGGCGTAGATGCCGCCGTTCGCTC is a window encoding:
- a CDS encoding class I SAM-dependent methyltransferase; the protein is MDFKQAKGKMKKITVFARQYLRASISCLYLFTIGIFSSRHRCFISTICYHFGCKGGVKTLIPRVRLSDVLSDDLSVHLHSLTQVDGNISPVELLVITKLVQQYQPKMLFEIGTFDGKTTLNMAANCSAESKVYTLDLPKNGLNDTALALDVGDKAYINKETSGSRYWGTEFEKKITQFYGDSAKFDFSPFYGKIDFAFVDGSHAYDYVLHDTEEVLKLMNETNQSIILWHDYGEWNGVTRALNELYRGDRRFSSLKHIDGTSLVYMNIKR